A DNA window from Streptomyces canus contains the following coding sequences:
- the arfA gene encoding arabinosylfuranosidase ArfA, with product MSEPTTTPAARFTLDSAFAVGSVNPRLYGSFVEHMGRCVYTGIYEPGHPAADADGLRQDVLELVRELGVTTVRYPGGNFVSGYRWEDSVGPREERPARLDLAWRSTESNEFGLGEFMDFCAKTGMEPMMAVNLGTRGVAEAAQLLEYCNHPGGTELSDRRIAHGAKEPYGIKMWCLGNEMDGPWQIGHKTAEEYGRLAVETARAMRMIDPGLELVACGSSGSGIATFASWEATVLEAAYDEVDYVSLHAYYEETDGDRDSFLASAVDMEHFIESVVATCDHVRARLKATKRINLSFDEWNVWYMSRSEAATPPDWDKAPRLLEDNYSVTDAVVLGSMLIALLRHADRVTSASLAQLVNVIAPVMTEPGGPAWRQTTFFPFAQASAYGRGRVLRVEVDSPTYPTARFGDVPLLHATAVTDDETGDITVFAVNRSQTDTLPLEIDLRGVDARTVAEHLVLADSDPEATNTADRPDRVTPHAATGTTLTDGVLHAELEPLSWNMIRLTRRQN from the coding sequence ATGTCCGAGCCCACCACCACCCCGGCCGCCCGCTTCACGCTCGACTCGGCCTTCGCCGTCGGCAGCGTCAACCCGCGTCTGTACGGATCGTTCGTCGAGCACATGGGGCGCTGCGTCTACACAGGCATCTACGAGCCCGGCCACCCCGCCGCCGACGCGGACGGACTGCGCCAGGACGTCCTGGAGCTGGTCCGTGAGCTCGGTGTGACCACCGTCCGTTACCCCGGCGGCAACTTCGTCTCCGGCTACCGCTGGGAGGACAGCGTGGGCCCGCGCGAGGAGCGGCCGGCCCGGCTGGACCTGGCCTGGCGGTCCACCGAGAGCAACGAGTTCGGCCTCGGCGAGTTCATGGACTTCTGTGCCAAGACCGGCATGGAGCCCATGATGGCCGTCAACCTCGGCACCCGCGGCGTGGCGGAGGCCGCGCAGCTGCTGGAGTACTGCAACCACCCCGGCGGCACCGAGCTGTCCGACCGCCGTATCGCCCACGGGGCCAAGGAGCCGTACGGCATCAAGATGTGGTGCCTGGGCAACGAGATGGACGGTCCCTGGCAGATCGGGCACAAGACGGCGGAGGAGTACGGGCGGCTCGCCGTCGAGACCGCCCGTGCCATGAGGATGATCGATCCCGGCCTGGAGCTGGTCGCCTGCGGCAGTTCGGGCTCGGGCATAGCCACCTTCGCCTCCTGGGAGGCGACCGTTCTGGAAGCCGCGTACGACGAGGTCGACTACGTCTCGCTGCACGCCTACTACGAGGAGACCGACGGCGACCGCGACTCCTTCCTGGCCTCGGCCGTCGACATGGAGCACTTCATCGAGTCGGTCGTCGCCACCTGCGACCACGTCCGCGCACGACTGAAGGCGACGAAGCGGATCAACCTCTCCTTCGACGAGTGGAACGTCTGGTACATGAGCCGTAGTGAGGCCGCCACCCCGCCGGACTGGGACAAGGCTCCCCGCCTGCTGGAGGACAACTACTCGGTCACCGACGCCGTGGTCCTCGGCTCGATGCTCATCGCCCTGCTGCGGCACGCCGACCGGGTCACCTCCGCCTCGCTCGCCCAACTCGTCAACGTCATCGCGCCGGTCATGACCGAGCCGGGCGGCCCGGCCTGGCGGCAGACCACGTTCTTCCCCTTCGCCCAGGCGTCGGCGTACGGACGCGGCAGGGTGCTGCGCGTCGAGGTGGACAGCCCGACGTACCCCACCGCCCGCTTCGGTGACGTGCCGCTGCTGCACGCCACCGCGGTGACCGACGACGAGACCGGCGACATCACCGTCTTCGCGGTCAACCGCAGCCAGACGGACACGCTGCCGCTGGAGATCGACCTGCGCGGGGTCGACGCCCGCACCGTGGCCGAGCACCTGGTCCTGGCCGACAGCGACCCGGAGGCCACCAACACCGCGGACCGGCCCGACCGTGTCACCCCGCACGCCGCCACCGGCACGACCCTCACGGACGGCGTCCTGCACGCCGAACTCGAACCGCTCTCCTGGAACATGATCCGCCTGACACGCCGGCAGAACTGA
- a CDS encoding glycosyl hydrolase: MHDGAADPTVIWNRHAGEWWMFYTSRRADAPPMNDVSWVHGTDIGIASSSDGGATWLYRGTAQGLDIEPGRHTYWAPEIVDDGTEYHMFVSVIRGVPTQWAGHGRVIRHYTSHDLFSWTYRATLSLSSETVIDACVLRLPAGGYRMWYKDEADHAHTHAADSDDLMRWTVRGPAVECSEHEGPNVFEFGGSYWMLVDEWHGLRVLHSLDLETWEPRGLVLDRPGQGTDDASYGFHADVVTSELGAFVFYFTHPGRFDEGAVHHSTHNDRRSSIQVARLRVHGDTLVCDRDEALEAPILPFGGPVR, from the coding sequence ATGCACGACGGCGCGGCCGACCCCACCGTCATCTGGAACCGGCACGCCGGCGAGTGGTGGATGTTCTACACGAGCCGCCGCGCCGACGCCCCACCGATGAACGACGTGAGCTGGGTGCACGGGACCGACATCGGGATCGCGTCCTCCTCGGACGGCGGAGCCACCTGGCTGTACCGGGGAACTGCCCAAGGACTGGACATCGAGCCCGGGCGGCACACCTACTGGGCCCCCGAGATCGTCGACGACGGAACCGAATACCACATGTTCGTCAGTGTGATCCGCGGTGTTCCGACCCAGTGGGCTGGCCATGGACGCGTGATCCGTCACTACACGAGCCACGACCTCTTCTCGTGGACCTACCGTGCCACCCTGTCGCTCTCGTCCGAGACAGTGATCGATGCCTGCGTCCTGCGGCTCCCCGCGGGCGGCTACCGCATGTGGTATAAGGACGAGGCCGATCACGCGCACACCCACGCGGCGGACAGCGACGACCTGATGCGGTGGACCGTCCGAGGACCTGCCGTCGAGTGCTCGGAGCACGAAGGCCCGAACGTCTTCGAGTTCGGCGGCAGCTACTGGATGCTCGTCGACGAATGGCACGGCCTGCGGGTGCTTCACTCGCTGGATCTGGAGACCTGGGAACCGCGAGGGCTCGTTCTCGATCGGCCGGGGCAGGGAACGGACGACGCGTCATACGGATTCCACGCCGATGTCGTCACCAGTGAACTCGGTGCCTTCGTCTTCTACTTCACGCATCCCGGGCGCTTCGACGAAGGTGCTGTGCACCACAGCACCCACAACGACCGCAGAAGCTCGATCCAGGTCGCCCGCCTGCGGGTGCACGGAGACACCCTCGTGTGCGACCGCGACGAAGCCCTTGAGGCCCCCATCCTGCCTTTCGGAGGGCCGGTCCGGTGA